A genome region from Pyrenophora tritici-repentis strain M4 chromosome 9, whole genome shotgun sequence includes the following:
- a CDS encoding Pgm, Phosphoglucomutase, which yields MSVRTVELKPFQDQKPGTSGLRKKVKVFQQEHYSEAFVTSILQSIPEGVEGSFLVVGGDGRYWNPEVTQTIAKIGAAYGVKKLLIGQNGIMSTPAASHIIRIRKATGGILLTASHNPGGPEEDFGIKYNLANGAPAPESVTNKIYETSKTLTSYKIADIPDIDLSTIGTQKYGNLEVEIVHSTEDYLKMLKDIFDFDLIKSFLKEHSDFKVLFDGLSGVTGSYGVDIFEKELGIPNSTQNCVPKPDFGGHHPDPNLVYAKSLVDAVDKNGIQFGAASDGDGDRNMIYGANSFVSPGDSLAIIAHHAELIPYFKKQGIYGLARSMPTSGAIDLVAKKKGVQCYEVPTGWKFFCGLFDSDKMNICGEESFGTGSNHIREKDGLWAVVAWLNILAGVGQQTGTTPSIASVQKDFWKTYGRTFFTRYDYEGCETEGANKVTSHMKELITTKKDEFVGSTVAGRKVVEADDFSYTDLDGSVSKNQGIFVKFDDGSRIVVRLSGTGSSGATIRLYIEKHTSDESTYDMDAQDYLKDNVKLATDLLKLQEYIGRTEPDVKT from the exons ATGAGCGTCCGAACTGTCGAATTGAAGCCCTTCCAGGACCAGAAGCCCGGAAC TTCTGGTCTCCGCAAGAAGGTCAAGGTCTTCCAGCAAGAACACTACTCAGAGGCTTTCGTCACCAGTATCCTCCAGTCAATCCCAGAAGGCGTCGAGGGCTCATTCCTCGTTGTCGGTGGTGATGGTCGGTACTGGAACCCTGAGGTGACCCAAACCATTGCCAAGATTGGTGCTGCCTATGGCGTCAAGAAGCTCTTGATCGGTCAGAATGGCATCATGAGCACACCCGCCGCTAGTCACATCATTCGGATACGGAAAGCCACTGGTGGTATCCTCCTCACAGCCAGCCACAACCCCGGAG GTCCCGAGGAGGACTTTGGTATCAAGTACAACCTTGCAAATGGTGCGCCAGCGCCCGAGAGCGTGACCAACAAGATCTACGAGACCTCCAAGACCCTCACTTCCTACAAGATCGCCGATATCCCCGACATCGACCTCAGCACAATCGGAACGCAAAAGTATGGAAACCTCGAGGTTGAGATTGTCCACTCCACTGAGGACTACCTCAAGATGCTCAAGGACATTTTCGACTTTGACCTCATCAAGTCGTTCCTCAAGGAGCACTCCGACTTCAAGGTTCTCTTTGACGGTCTGAGCGGTGTCACTGGCTCATATGGTGTCGACATCTTCGAGAAGGAGCTCGGTATCCCCAACAGCACACAAAACTGTGTCCCCAAGCCAGACTTTGGTGGCCACCACCCCGACCCCAACCTTGTCTACGCCAAGTCGCTAGTCGACGCCGTTGACAAGAACGGCATTCAGTTCGGTGCTGCCAGTGATGGTGACGGCGACCGAAACATGATCTACGGCGCAAACTCATTCGTTTCCCCCGGTGACAGTTTGGCCATCATTGCACACCACGCCGAGCTTATCCCATACTTCAAGAAGCAGGGCATCTACGGTCTCGCACGCAGTATGCCTACCTCCGGTGCCATCGACCTGGTTGCCAAGAAGAAGGGCGTCCAGTGCTACGAGGTGCCCACTGGCTGGAAGTTCTTCTGCGGTCTTTTTGACTCTGACAAGATGAACATTTGCGGTGAGGAGAGTTTCGGAACTGGCAGCAACCACATCCGTGAGAAGGACGGTCTATGGGCTGTCGTAGCATGGCTCAACATCCTGGCTGGTGTTGGACAGCAGACTGGCACCACCCCCAGCATTGCGTCAGTGCAAAAGGACTTCTGGAAGACCTACGGACGTACCTTCTTCACCCGCTACGACTACGAGGGCTGTGAGACCGAGGGCGCCAACAAGGTTACCAGCCACATGAAGGAGCTCATCACCACCAAGAAGGACGAGTTTGTCGGCTCAACCGTCGCTGGACGCAAGGTTGTCGAGGCAGACGACTTCTCATACACTGACCTTGACGGCAGTGTCAGCAAGAACCAGGGTATCTTTGTCAAGTTCGATGACGGTAGCCGCATCGTCGTTCGCCTGTCTGGTACAGGTAGCAGCGGCGCCACCATTCGCCTGTACATTGAGAAGCATACCAGCGACGAGT